A region from the Ciconia boyciana chromosome 1, ASM3463844v1, whole genome shotgun sequence genome encodes:
- the FGL2 gene encoding fibroleukin, which yields MQALPPISENSVGSLITHRLQAALIKLFHFCILPHTASFSAKMKLLIYLVLLKTALLALTNVFAVVLEDEEDAKEGKVTETCPIKLKTNRKCDEGGDCPYQINLPPMTLQLPKEFRLLEKTLKEVQTLKEAVNKLKKCCQDCKLQADDNQERDSSNEFLLPNAETPGENSKIQDNRVKELQSKVNRMATSLKNAKNQIQTLQGRLEKMSLINMNNVEHYVDSKVANLTFVVNSLDNKCSSKCPAMQPRPVIQIMQRDCADHYTAGRRSNGIYRISPDPRNDSFEVYCDMQTHGGGWTVLQRRQDGSTNFNRTWNDYKNGFGNLSREFWLGNDKIHLLTKSQEMQLRIELEDFNGIREYAKYEHFYVANEYLKYRLSVHGYSGTAGDALHYSRHYNHDQKFFTTPDKDNDRYPSGNCGAYYSSGWWFDACLSANLNGKYYHKKYKGVRNGIFWGTWHGISDDIPSGYRQAFKSVKIMIRPKSFVQ from the exons ATGCAAGCACTCCCACCCATTTCTGAGAACAGTGTAGGCAGTCTGATAACTCACAGGCTTCAAGCTGCCCTTATAAAGTTGTTCCACTTTTGCATACTTCCTCATACTGCTAGTTTCTCTGCAAAGATGAAGCTGCTCATTTACTTAGTCTTGCTGAAGACAGCTCTCCTTGCTTTAACAAATGTCTTTGCAGTTGTTTTAGAAGATGAAGAGGAtgctaaagaaggaaaagttaCCGAGACTTGTCCTATAAAGCTCAAAACTAATCGGAAATGTGATGAAGGAGGGGATTGTCCATATCAGATAAACCTGCCTCCAATGACCCTCCAGTTACCCAAAGAATTCAGACTGCTTGAGAAGACTCTCAAAGAAGTACAGACCCTTAAAGAAGCAGTAAACAAGCTGAAGAAATGCTGCCAAGATTGCAAGCTGCAGGCAGATGACAACCAAGAAAGAGACAGCAGTAATGAATTCCTGCTACCTAATGCAGAAACTCCAGGAGAAAACAGTAAAATCCAAGATAACAGAGTAAAGGAACTGCAAAGCAAAGTTAACAGAATGGCAACCagcttaaaaaatgcaaagaaccAGATTCAGACACTGCAGGGTCGTTTAGAGAAGATGAGCCTCATTAATATGAACAACGTAGAACATTATGTTGACAGCAAAGTTGCTAATTTGACGTTTGTTGTGAACAGCCTTGATAACAAATGTTCTTCTAAATGTCCAGCAATGCAACCAAGACCCG TTATACAAATAATGCAGAGAGACTGTGCTGATCATTACACAGCAGGCAGAAGGAGTAATGGAATCTACAGGATTAGCCCTGACCCCAGAAATGATAGCTTTGAAGTTTACTGTGACATGCAAACACATGGAGGAGGCTGGACAGTTCTGCAACGGCGTCAGGATGGTAGCACTAACTTTAACAGAACCTGGAACGACTACAAAAATGGCTTTGGAAACCTCAGCAGGGAGTTTTGGCTGGGGAATGACAAAATTCACCTCCTGACAAAGAGCCAGGAAATGCAACTGAGAATTGAACTTGAAGATTTCAATGGTATCAGAGAGTACGCAAAATACGAACACTTCTACGTGGCCAATGAATATCTCAAGTACCGTCTAAGTGTTCATGGCTACAGTGGCACAGCAGGAGATGCCCTTCACTACAGCAGGCATTACAACCACGATCAAAAGTTCTTTACAACTCCAGACAAGGACAATGATAGATATCCTTCAGGAAACTGTGGAGCATACTACAGCTCTGGCTGGTGGTTTGATGCATGCTTGTCTGCCAACCTCAATGGCAAGTACTACCACAAGAAATACAAAGGTGTTCGCAATGGCATCTTCTGGGGTACATGGCATGGCATTTCTGATGATATTCCCAGTGGATATAGGCAAGCCTTTAAATCGGTAAAGATCATGATCAGACCCAAAAGTTTTGTGCAGTAA